A stretch of the Pseudomonas sp. ACM7 genome encodes the following:
- a CDS encoding SdiA-regulated domain-containing protein, translating to MVTQQPLPKLKTARRSRFFMRWYFWLLLVAAAYGLAFAMHWDDRGVLWVLERFESPAERQQSVWLPDYRAVIDAKLLPGMEKDEASDLAYNPQTKTLFSVMGKNPFLVELTLQGDVLRKMPLVGWSNPEGVTMMGNGLLAIVDERDHMLSIVKVDADTRELNIANFPKYDLGPSKDQNKAFEAVVWDSRNQQMLLGEERPPALFTWKSNDGQTLTGDKQKLASDQLDIRNLSALAIDPRTGHTLVLSADSHLLLELDEKGEQVSFMTLLGGFNGLKKTIPRAEGVTMDEAGTLYMVSEPNLFYRFEKQK from the coding sequence ATGGTCACCCAACAACCACTGCCCAAGCTTAAAACTGCCCGCCGCTCGCGCTTTTTCATGCGTTGGTATTTCTGGCTTTTGCTGGTGGCCGCCGCCTATGGCCTCGCGTTTGCGATGCATTGGGATGACCGCGGTGTGCTTTGGGTGCTGGAACGTTTCGAAAGTCCCGCCGAACGTCAGCAGAGTGTCTGGCTGCCGGATTACCGGGCAGTGATCGACGCCAAGCTGCTGCCGGGCATGGAAAAGGACGAAGCGTCCGACCTGGCCTACAACCCTCAAACCAAAACCCTGTTCTCGGTCATGGGCAAGAACCCGTTCCTCGTCGAATTGACCCTGCAGGGCGACGTGCTGCGCAAAATGCCGCTGGTGGGCTGGAGCAACCCGGAAGGCGTGACTATGATGGGCAACGGTCTGCTGGCCATCGTCGATGAACGTGACCACATGCTCTCCATCGTCAAGGTTGACGCTGACACCCGCGAGCTGAACATCGCCAACTTCCCGAAATACGACCTCGGCCCCTCGAAAGACCAGAACAAGGCCTTCGAAGCAGTCGTCTGGGATTCGCGCAATCAGCAGATGTTGCTGGGTGAAGAGCGTCCACCGGCGTTGTTCACCTGGAAAAGCAACGATGGCCAGACACTCACCGGTGACAAGCAAAAACTCGCCAGTGACCAACTGGACATCCGCAACCTCTCGGCGCTGGCCATCGACCCGCGCACTGGCCACACCCTGGTGCTGTCTGCCGACTCCCACTTGTTGCTGGAGCTGGACGAAAAGGGCGAGCAGGTCAGCTTCATGACCTTGCTGGGCGGCTTCAATGGTTTGAAGAAGACCATTCCTCGCGCCGAAGGCGTGACGATGGACGAGGCGGGGACGCTTTACATGGTGAGCGAGCCGAACCTGTTCTATCGCTTCGAAAAGCAGAAATAA
- a CDS encoding 2OG-Fe(II) oxygenase → MRGMRIPSDHPLLLRIVDDLAEHGWSQQNIFLPLGLTRELAAECRKRAAEGELAPAAVGRGSTSEIREGIRGDHIQWIEPGQALACDSYLDLMDSLREAMNRGLFLGLEDFESHFALYPPGAFYLKHVDRFRDDDRRMVSAVVYLNDAWLPEHGGQLRMSLDESVEHDVVPTGGCLVVFLSGEVPHEVLPATRDRLSLTGWFRRRGNEPF, encoded by the coding sequence ATGCGCGGCATGCGAATACCCTCTGATCACCCGCTGCTGTTACGTATCGTCGACGACCTGGCTGAGCACGGCTGGTCGCAGCAGAATATTTTCCTTCCTCTGGGTCTGACCCGGGAACTGGCGGCCGAGTGCCGTAAACGTGCTGCCGAGGGCGAATTGGCCCCGGCCGCCGTGGGGCGCGGGTCGACATCCGAGATTCGCGAGGGGATTCGCGGCGACCATATCCAGTGGATCGAGCCCGGCCAGGCGTTGGCGTGCGACAGCTATCTGGATTTGATGGACAGCCTGCGCGAAGCGATGAATCGTGGTTTGTTTCTGGGCCTGGAAGATTTCGAAAGCCATTTCGCGCTGTACCCGCCCGGTGCTTTTTACCTCAAGCATGTCGACCGTTTTCGTGATGACGACCGGCGCATGGTGTCGGCGGTGGTCTATCTCAACGACGCCTGGCTGCCTGAGCACGGCGGTCAGTTGCGCATGTCCCTGGATGAAAGCGTCGAACATGATGTGGTGCCCACAGGTGGATGCCTGGTGGTGTTCCTGTCGGGTGAAGTGCCCCACGAAGTCCTGCCCGCGACCCGCGATCGTCTGTCGTTGACCGGCTGGTTCCGGCGTCGTGGTAACGAGCCGTTCTGA
- a CDS encoding transporter substrate-binding domain-containing protein: MRFLPGLICLLPLLSPLAHAELIDDVNDRGELRIALEANTPPFNFKDDGNLTGFEVELGQLLANELDVRADFVITDSSDLLQGVETGKYDVAINHIAVTPDLKDRFDFSEPYIHTDAQLIAQKEEQPRSMLLVQSLTEEKPKAGPAVSLAIPFQKGNPAFHASLENALQRIKADGRLETLSQKWFGTDTSVAPKP, from the coding sequence ATGCGTTTTTTGCCTGGCCTGATCTGCCTGCTACCCCTTCTGAGCCCTTTGGCTCATGCCGAACTGATTGACGATGTAAACGACCGTGGCGAATTGCGCATCGCTCTTGAGGCTAATACACCGCCGTTCAATTTCAAGGACGATGGCAATCTAACGGGCTTCGAGGTCGAATTGGGCCAACTGCTGGCCAACGAACTGGATGTACGGGCCGACTTCGTCATTACCGATTCCAGCGATCTGCTGCAAGGTGTTGAAACCGGCAAGTACGACGTCGCCATCAACCACATAGCAGTGACCCCGGACCTCAAGGATCGTTTCGACTTCAGCGAACCTTACATTCACACCGATGCGCAATTGATCGCGCAGAAGGAAGAGCAACCGCGCTCGATGCTGCTGGTGCAGTCGCTGACGGAAGAGAAGCCGAAGGCTGGCCCGGCAGTGAGCCTGGCGATTCCGTTTCAGAAAGGTAACCCGGCGTTTCATGCCAGCCTGGAAAACGCGCTGCAGCGGATCAAGGCGGATGGGCGATTGGAGACGTTGTCGCAGAAGTGGTTCGGGACGGATACGAGTGTGGCGCCGAAACCCTGA
- a CDS encoding DUF4399 domain-containing protein, with amino-acid sequence MKTFMSRAALAGLLMGASMLATAATPAPKGAEVSIVSPADGATVPQTVVVKFAVENMALAPAGDVTKNTGHHHLLIDVDKLPAAGAPIPNDANHLHFGKAQTQAEVKLTPGKHTLQLELGDSGHMPFDPPIVSEKITVNVK; translated from the coding sequence ATGAAAACCTTTATGTCACGAGCAGCATTGGCTGGCCTGTTGATGGGTGCTTCGATGCTGGCAACGGCTGCGACTCCGGCCCCCAAGGGTGCAGAAGTGTCCATCGTTTCTCCTGCGGACGGAGCTACGGTTCCGCAAACCGTCGTCGTCAAGTTCGCTGTCGAGAACATGGCGCTGGCGCCTGCGGGCGATGTCACCAAGAACACCGGCCATCACCACTTGCTGATCGATGTCGATAAACTGCCGGCCGCCGGTGCGCCGATTCCTAACGATGCCAACCACCTGCATTTCGGCAAGGCGCAGACCCAGGCTGAAGTAAAGCTGACGCCGGGCAAACACACCTTGCAGCTGGAGCTGGGAGATAGCGGCCACATGCCGTTCGATCCGCCGATCGTGTCGGAGAAAATCACCGTCAACGTTAAGTAA
- the serA gene encoding phosphoglycerate dehydrogenase, with product MSKTSLDKSKIKFLLLEGVHQSAVDVLKSAGYTSIEYLTGSLPEAQLKEKIADAHFIGIRSRTQLTEEIFDHAKKLVAVGCFCIGTNQVDLNAARERGIAVFNAPYSNTRSVAELVLAEAILLLRGIPEKNASCHRGGWIKSAANSFEIRGKKLGIVGYGSIGTQLSVLAEGLGMQVYFYDTVTKLPLGNATQVGNLTELLGMSDIVTLHVPETAATQWMIGEKEIRAIKKGGILINAARGTVVELQALADAIKDKHLIGAAIDVFPVEPRSNDEEFESPLRGLDNVILTPHIGGSTAEAQANIGLEVAEKLVKYSDNGTSVSSVNFPEVALPAHPGKHRLLHIHENIPGVMSEINKVFAENGINISGQFLQTNEKVGYVVIDVDAEYSEMAQEKLQHINGTIRCRVLF from the coding sequence ATGAGCAAGACTTCTCTCGATAAGAGCAAGATCAAGTTCCTTCTTCTCGAAGGCGTCCACCAATCGGCTGTCGACGTCCTCAAGTCGGCGGGCTACACCAGCATCGAGTACCTCACAGGTTCTCTGCCGGAAGCCCAACTGAAGGAAAAGATCGCTGATGCTCACTTCATCGGCATTCGCTCCCGCACTCAACTGACCGAAGAGATCTTCGATCACGCGAAGAAACTGGTCGCTGTCGGCTGTTTCTGCATCGGCACCAACCAGGTTGACCTTAATGCTGCCCGCGAACGCGGCATCGCAGTGTTCAACGCTCCGTACTCCAACACTCGCTCCGTCGCGGAACTGGTGCTGGCCGAAGCGATCCTGTTGCTGCGCGGCATCCCTGAGAAGAACGCTTCCTGCCACCGTGGCGGCTGGATCAAGAGCGCAGCCAACTCCTTCGAAATCCGTGGCAAGAAGCTCGGTATCGTCGGTTACGGCTCGATCGGTACGCAATTGTCGGTTCTGGCTGAAGGCCTGGGCATGCAGGTGTACTTCTACGACACCGTGACCAAGCTGCCATTGGGCAACGCGACTCAAGTCGGCAACCTGACCGAGCTGCTGGGCATGTCCGACATCGTCACCCTGCACGTTCCGGAAACCGCTGCGACCCAGTGGATGATCGGCGAGAAAGAAATCCGTGCGATCAAGAAGGGCGGCATTCTGATCAACGCGGCGCGCGGCACTGTAGTTGAACTGCAAGCGCTGGCGGACGCGATCAAGGACAAGCACCTGATCGGCGCGGCCATCGACGTCTTCCCGGTGGAGCCTCGCTCCAACGACGAAGAGTTCGAAAGCCCGCTGCGTGGCCTGGACAACGTGATCCTGACCCCGCACATCGGCGGTTCTACCGCTGAAGCGCAAGCCAACATCGGTCTGGAAGTGGCAGAAAAACTGGTCAAGTACAGCGACAACGGTACGTCGGTGTCCTCGGTCAACTTCCCGGAAGTGGCCCTGCCGGCTCACCCTGGCAAGCATCGCCTGCTGCACATCCACGAGAACATTCCGGGTGTGATGAGCGAGATCAACAAGGTCTTCGCCGAAAACGGCATCAACATTTCCGGTCAGTTCCTGCAGACCAACGAGAAAGTCGGCTACGTCGTGATCGACGTCGACGCCGAGTACTCGGAAATGGCGCAAGAGAAGCTGCAGCACATCAACGGCACCATTCGTTGCCGCGTGTTGTTCTGA
- a CDS encoding fumarylacetoacetate hydrolase family protein, whose product MSYQHQYVDGTRIHFPLGKVVCIGRNYAEHAKELDNPVPTEPLLFIKPGSCVVPLEGGFSIPTDRGSVHYEAEIAVLIGKPLSTKPSREEVLDAISGFAPALDLTLRDKQAELKAKGLPWEIAKSFDGAAVIAPFVSGSTFADLTDIGIRLTINGEVRQDGNSSAMLNPIVPMIQHMAGCFSLQAGDVILTGTPVGVGPLNVGDELVIELPGASSFTTSVR is encoded by the coding sequence ATGAGCTATCAGCACCAGTATGTCGACGGTACGCGTATTCATTTCCCGCTGGGGAAAGTGGTGTGCATCGGCCGTAACTACGCCGAACACGCCAAGGAACTGGACAACCCGGTGCCTACAGAACCGCTGCTGTTCATCAAGCCGGGCAGTTGCGTCGTGCCGCTGGAAGGTGGTTTCAGCATTCCGACCGACCGTGGTTCGGTGCATTACGAAGCGGAAATCGCGGTGTTGATTGGCAAGCCTTTGTCGACCAAACCGAGCCGTGAAGAAGTGCTCGATGCTATCTCCGGCTTCGCTCCAGCCCTGGACCTGACCCTGCGCGACAAGCAGGCCGAGCTGAAAGCCAAGGGCCTGCCTTGGGAAATCGCCAAGTCCTTCGACGGTGCGGCGGTGATTGCGCCATTCGTGTCCGGCAGCACCTTCGCTGACCTGACCGACATCGGCATCCGCCTGACCATCAACGGCGAAGTGCGCCAGGATGGTAACAGCAGCGCAATGCTCAACCCGATCGTGCCGATGATCCAGCACATGGCCGGCTGTTTCTCGCTGCAGGCCGGTGACGTGATCTTGACGGGTACGCCGGTGGGTGTTGGCCCGCTGAATGTCGGTGATGAACTGGTGATCGAGTTGCCAGGCGCCAGCAGCTTCACCACCAGCGTCCGCTAA
- the rpiA gene encoding ribose-5-phosphate isomerase RpiA, with the protein MTQDQLKQAVAQAAVDFILPKLDDKSIVGVGTGSTANCFINALAKHKGAFDGAVASSEATAARLKGHGIPVYELNTVSDLEFYVDGADESDEHLNLIKGGGAALTREKIVAAVAKTFICIADASKLVPVLGAFPLPVEVIPMARSHVARELVKLGGDPVYREGVLTDNGNIILDVFNMQITNPVELETQINAIVGVVTNGLFAARPADLLLLGTSEGVKTLRAK; encoded by the coding sequence ATGACCCAGGATCAACTCAAACAGGCAGTGGCTCAGGCCGCCGTCGACTTCATCCTCCCGAAACTCGACGACAAGAGCATCGTCGGGGTCGGCACCGGCTCCACCGCCAACTGCTTCATCAATGCACTGGCCAAGCACAAAGGCGCGTTCGACGGCGCGGTCGCCAGTTCCGAAGCCACCGCTGCCCGCCTCAAGGGCCACGGCATTCCGGTGTATGAGTTGAATACGGTCAGCGACCTGGAGTTCTACGTCGACGGCGCCGATGAAAGCGACGAACACCTGAACCTGATCAAAGGCGGCGGCGCAGCCCTGACCCGCGAGAAGATTGTGGCGGCCGTGGCCAAGACTTTCATCTGCATCGCCGACGCCAGCAAACTGGTGCCGGTGCTCGGTGCGTTCCCGCTGCCGGTTGAAGTGATCCCGATGGCCCGCAGCCACGTGGCCCGCGAGCTGGTGAAGCTTGGCGGCGACCCGGTTTACCGTGAAGGCGTGTTGACCGACAACGGCAACATCATCCTCGACGTGTTCAACATGCAGATCACCAACCCGGTGGAGCTGGAGACGCAGATCAACGCCATCGTCGGCGTGGTCACCAACGGTTTGTTCGCGGCACGTCCAGCGGATTTGCTGCTGCTGGGCACCAGCGAAGGTGTAAAAACACTGCGCGCAAAGTAA
- a CDS encoding SdiA-regulated domain-containing protein — MRRLARPKPLLLILSVIALIALVAAGQYLRLFERAWFNLHTLWQPENGQSIALDQYQVTLEARIIEGLADDVSALTFDPVRKSLFTVTNKNSELIELSLDGQIIRRIALVGFGDPEAVEFISADTYVITDERQQRLIKIHLENDTTFLDAADAEQMTLGVHMSGNKGFEGLAYDSVGKRLFVAKERDPMLIYEVQGFPHYNPEKSYAVHVVNNPKRDAGMFVTDLSSLQYDERSGHLLALSDESRLILELDVDGRPLSTLSLSKGRQGLQKTVPQAEGIAMDDDGTMYLVSEPNLFYVFKKPVQP; from the coding sequence ATGCGTCGACTTGCCCGCCCCAAGCCTCTGCTTTTGATCCTGTCGGTCATTGCGTTGATCGCGCTGGTTGCGGCCGGCCAGTACCTGCGCCTGTTCGAGCGCGCCTGGTTCAACCTGCACACGCTATGGCAACCGGAGAATGGTCAGTCCATCGCTCTGGATCAATACCAGGTGACGCTCGAAGCCCGAATTATCGAAGGCCTGGCCGACGATGTGTCGGCGCTGACCTTCGATCCGGTGCGCAAAAGCCTGTTCACCGTCACCAACAAAAACTCAGAGCTGATCGAACTGTCGCTGGACGGCCAGATTATTCGACGCATTGCGCTGGTCGGGTTTGGCGATCCGGAAGCGGTTGAGTTCATCAGCGCCGACACTTACGTAATCACTGACGAGCGTCAGCAGCGGCTGATCAAGATTCATCTGGAGAACGACACAACGTTCCTCGACGCAGCGGATGCCGAGCAGATGACCCTTGGCGTGCACATGAGCGGCAACAAGGGCTTCGAAGGCCTGGCTTACGACTCGGTGGGCAAGCGGTTGTTTGTCGCCAAGGAGCGCGACCCGATGCTGATCTACGAAGTGCAGGGCTTTCCCCATTACAACCCGGAAAAATCCTACGCGGTGCACGTAGTGAACAACCCCAAGCGCGATGCCGGGATGTTCGTGACGGACCTGTCGAGCCTGCAATACGACGAGCGTAGCGGCCATTTGCTTGCGTTGTCGGATGAATCGCGGCTGATTCTGGAACTCGATGTCGACGGGCGACCGCTGAGCACCCTGTCACTGAGCAAGGGGCGTCAAGGGTTGCAGAAGACGGTGCCACAAGCGGAAGGGATCGCCATGGATGACGACGGTACGATGTACCTGGTGAGCGAGCCGAACCTGTTCTACGTCTTCAAAAAACCAGTACAACCCTAA
- a CDS encoding DUF2059 domain-containing protein, producing the protein MRRLLFSLLMFCVLPAWADGHDQLYKVAGWPEQRAHFNDALSAAQQRYQNSLPPAVFQALVNNSNQRFAPQAVDQRAEAQLRKTLADPKPALTFFQSPLGKKIVAAELLATRRDQLAKNAKGLPKIQASDSRMLIIGHLAQALPAREAGAEVSLAIAGVAADSLSSMIPGLLGGGQAQGMLNGQRQRLMDQIGNDLNNTLLYVYRDLSDEELEEFATFAESTEGKAYYQAALAAIRAGLAVGQDTSTLRQ; encoded by the coding sequence ATGCGCCGTTTGCTTTTTTCACTGTTGATGTTCTGTGTATTGCCCGCTTGGGCAGACGGCCACGACCAGTTGTACAAGGTCGCCGGTTGGCCAGAACAACGCGCGCATTTCAACGACGCTCTCTCGGCGGCTCAGCAGCGGTACCAGAACAGTCTGCCGCCGGCAGTGTTCCAGGCGCTGGTGAATAACAGCAATCAGCGCTTTGCCCCCCAGGCCGTCGACCAGCGCGCCGAAGCGCAATTGCGCAAGACCCTCGCCGATCCGAAACCTGCGCTGACGTTCTTTCAGTCACCCTTGGGCAAGAAAATCGTGGCCGCCGAATTGCTCGCGACCCGTCGCGATCAGTTGGCAAAAAACGCCAAGGGTTTACCCAAGATCCAGGCCAGCGACAGCCGCATGCTGATCATCGGCCATCTGGCCCAGGCCCTGCCCGCCCGAGAGGCTGGCGCGGAAGTCAGCCTGGCGATTGCCGGCGTCGCGGCCGACAGCCTCAGCTCGATGATCCCCGGCCTGCTCGGCGGTGGTCAGGCTCAAGGCATGTTGAATGGTCAGCGTCAGCGCTTGATGGACCAGATCGGCAACGACCTGAACAACACGCTGTTGTATGTCTATCGCGACCTGTCGGATGAAGAACTGGAAGAGTTCGCGACCTTCGCCGAGTCCACCGAGGGCAAGGCTTATTACCAGGCAGCATTGGCGGCGATTCGCGCGGGGTTGGCGGTGGGGCAGGATACTTCAACGCTTCGCCAGTAA
- a CDS encoding FAD-binding oxidoreductase, protein MTNPALIEELKTLVEPGKVLTDADSLNAYGKDWTKHFAPAPTAIVFPKTTEQVQAIVRWANEHKIALVPSGGRTGLSAAAVAANGEVVVSFDYMNQILDVNMTDRTAVCQPGVVTEHLQNVAEEKGLYYPVDFASAGSSQIGGNIGTNAGGIKVIRYGMTRNWVAGMKVVTGKGDLLELNKDLIKNATGYDLRQLFIGAEGTLGFVVEATMRLDRAPKNLTAMVLGTADFDSIMPVLHAFQSKLDLTAFEFFSDKALAKVMARGDVPAPFESDCPFYALLEFEATTEEVANHALETFEHCVEQGWVLDGVMSQSETQLQNLWKLREYISETISHWTPYKNDISVTVSKVPAFLKEIDAIVGEHYPDFEIVWFGHIGDGNLHLNILKPENLSKDEFFAKCATVNKWVFETVEKYNGSISAEHGVGMTKRDYLTYSRSPVEIEYMKAVKAVFDPNGIMNPGKIFAV, encoded by the coding sequence ATGACCAATCCTGCCCTGATTGAAGAGCTGAAGACCCTGGTTGAGCCTGGCAAGGTGCTGACCGATGCCGACTCCCTGAATGCTTACGGTAAGGATTGGACCAAGCATTTCGCCCCGGCCCCGACCGCCATCGTGTTCCCCAAGACCACCGAGCAGGTTCAGGCCATTGTCCGTTGGGCCAATGAGCACAAAATTGCGCTGGTGCCGTCCGGCGGTCGTACCGGGTTGTCCGCCGCGGCCGTGGCCGCCAATGGCGAAGTCGTCGTGTCCTTCGACTACATGAACCAGATCCTCGACGTGAACATGACCGACCGCACTGCGGTCTGCCAGCCGGGCGTGGTCACCGAGCACCTGCAGAACGTCGCCGAAGAAAAAGGCCTGTACTACCCGGTGGATTTCGCTTCGGCAGGTTCGAGCCAGATTGGCGGCAATATCGGCACCAATGCCGGCGGGATCAAGGTCATTCGCTACGGCATGACCCGCAACTGGGTGGCCGGCATGAAAGTCGTCACCGGCAAAGGCGATCTACTGGAACTGAACAAAGACTTGATCAAGAACGCCACCGGCTACGACTTGCGTCAGCTGTTCATCGGCGCTGAAGGCACCCTCGGTTTCGTGGTCGAGGCCACCATGCGCCTGGACCGTGCGCCGAAAAACCTCACCGCCATGGTCCTCGGCACTGCCGATTTCGACTCGATCATGCCGGTGTTGCACGCGTTCCAGAGCAAGCTCGACCTGACCGCCTTCGAATTTTTCTCCGACAAAGCGTTGGCCAAGGTGATGGCCCGCGGCGACGTGCCGGCACCTTTCGAGTCCGATTGCCCGTTCTACGCGCTGCTGGAATTCGAAGCGACCACCGAAGAAGTGGCCAACCACGCCCTGGAAACCTTCGAGCACTGCGTTGAGCAGGGCTGGGTACTGGACGGCGTGATGAGCCAGAGCGAAACCCAGCTGCAGAACCTCTGGAAGCTTCGCGAATACATCTCCGAGACCATTTCCCACTGGACGCCGTACAAGAACGACATTTCGGTCACTGTGTCGAAAGTCCCGGCCTTTCTGAAGGAAATCGACGCGATCGTCGGCGAACACTACCCGGATTTCGAAATCGTCTGGTTCGGCCACATCGGCGACGGCAACCTGCACTTGAACATCCTCAAGCCGGAAAACCTGAGCAAGGACGAGTTCTTCGCCAAGTGCGCGACCGTCAACAAGTGGGTGTTCGAAACCGTCGAGAAGTACAACGGCTCGATTTCCGCCGAACATGGCGTGGGCATGACCAAGCGTGACTACTTGACCTACAGCCGCTCGCCGGTCGAGATCGAGTACATGAAAGCCGTCAAAGCGGTGTTCGACCCGAACGGCATCATGAACCCGGGCAAAATTTTCGCTGTTTGA
- a CDS encoding DUF523 domain-containing protein — MQKILVSRCLLGHRVRYDGGASGPFDQLQQWLDEGRVVPLCPEVAGGLPTPRAAAEIPGGQGGEVLDGHASVITTEGEDVSAEFLSGAYQALELVQKHGIRIAVLKANSPSCGNLLTYDGTFSGVKVSGEGVTAALLRRHGVQVFSELELPQAAAVLATLT, encoded by the coding sequence ATGCAAAAAATTCTGGTAAGCCGCTGTCTGCTGGGCCACCGCGTACGTTATGACGGCGGGGCGAGTGGGCCGTTCGATCAGCTTCAACAGTGGCTTGATGAAGGTCGGGTGGTGCCGTTGTGTCCAGAGGTTGCCGGTGGCTTGCCGACGCCACGGGCGGCGGCGGAAATTCCGGGTGGGCAGGGTGGTGAAGTGCTTGATGGCCACGCATCAGTGATCACCACCGAGGGCGAGGACGTCAGCGCCGAGTTTCTCTCGGGGGCTTATCAGGCGTTGGAACTGGTGCAAAAGCACGGCATCCGCATTGCCGTACTCAAGGCCAACAGCCCGTCTTGCGGGAATCTGTTGACCTATGACGGGACGTTCAGTGGAGTGAAGGTCAGTGGTGAAGGCGTGACTGCGGCGTTGCTCAGGCGCCATGGCGTGCAAGTCTTCAGTGAGCTGGAGTTGCCGCAAGCGGCGGCAGTCCTGGCAACCCTGACCTAA
- a CDS encoding alpha/beta hydrolase: protein MSATFDSDHLRARLRPLADWQPLSVEALAYQRFYGLDFAGRNLRSGLGRFDVDGYEVVSQVWWPEQAKATLFLFHGFYDHTGLYRHVIEWALDQNFAVIACDLPGHGLSSGERASIKDFTEYQDTLQGLFTEAQSLDLPQPWHLCGQSTGGAIVIDHVLNQGASSPAQGQVILLSPLVRPRAWGWSQLSYYLLKPFVKAIARRFSENSNDPDFLPFLQADPLQPLRLPTAWVGALARWIKRIEAAPDSKRRPLIVQGQADMTVDWEHNLEVLRGKFDRPQVLMLPEARHHLANETLALRREYFGFLTKRIKGRNL, encoded by the coding sequence ATGTCTGCCACTTTCGACTCCGATCATCTGCGTGCCAGGCTGCGGCCGCTGGCCGACTGGCAGCCGCTGTCGGTAGAAGCGCTGGCTTACCAGCGCTTCTACGGGCTGGACTTTGCGGGGCGTAACCTGCGCAGTGGCCTTGGTCGTTTCGACGTCGATGGTTATGAAGTGGTCAGCCAGGTCTGGTGGCCCGAGCAGGCGAAGGCGACGCTGTTTTTGTTCCACGGTTTTTACGATCACACCGGGCTTTACCGGCATGTGATCGAATGGGCGCTGGATCAGAATTTTGCGGTGATTGCCTGCGACCTGCCGGGACACGGGCTGTCCAGTGGCGAACGGGCCAGCATCAAGGATTTCACTGAGTATCAGGACACGCTGCAAGGATTGTTCACCGAAGCACAATCCCTCGATCTGCCGCAGCCGTGGCACCTGTGCGGGCAAAGCACTGGCGGCGCGATCGTGATCGATCATGTACTCAATCAGGGCGCCAGCAGTCCGGCCCAGGGCCAGGTCATTCTGCTGTCGCCGTTGGTAAGGCCGCGGGCCTGGGGTTGGTCGCAACTCAGCTATTACCTGCTCAAGCCTTTCGTCAAAGCCATCGCCCGGCGCTTCAGCGAGAACTCCAACGACCCGGATTTTCTACCCTTCCTGCAAGCGGACCCGTTGCAGCCGCTCCGTTTGCCGACCGCCTGGGTCGGTGCGCTGGCGCGCTGGATCAAACGCATCGAAGCCGCACCGGACAGCAAGCGGCGACCGCTGATTGTGCAGGGGCAGGCGGACATGACCGTGGATTGGGAGCATAACCTTGAAGTGTTGCGGGGCAAGTTCGATCGGCCGCAGGTGCTGATGTTGCCTGAGGCGCGGCATCACCTGGCGAATGAGACGCTGGCGTTGCGGCGGGAGTATTTCGGGTTTTTGACGAAGCGGATCAAGGGTCGGAATCTTTAG
- a CDS encoding DUF6436 domain-containing protein: MRSPYRATLLASLLALVCAGVLWAAYDWFQGRYLRAFSEHTAVFSGDPLRLPDNLAGPGAIRLVHFWDPACPCNVGNQQHLSELVEHYVPQGVEFYAVQKPGSHGQLPSTISSLKSIAVLPGSEQIPASPAVAIWDRSGKLAYFGPYSEGLTCNSSNSFIEPILQALNEGRAVNATHTLAVGCYCPWPVDAAK; encoded by the coding sequence ATGCGCTCGCCCTACCGCGCCACACTGCTTGCCAGCCTGCTCGCCCTCGTGTGTGCCGGCGTGCTGTGGGCTGCTTACGACTGGTTTCAGGGACGCTACCTGCGAGCGTTCAGCGAGCACACCGCGGTGTTCTCCGGCGACCCGCTGCGCCTGCCCGACAACCTCGCCGGCCCCGGCGCCATCCGCCTCGTGCACTTCTGGGACCCGGCCTGCCCGTGCAACGTTGGTAATCAACAACACCTGAGCGAACTGGTTGAGCATTATGTACCGCAAGGCGTGGAGTTTTATGCGGTACAAAAGCCTGGCAGCCACGGTCAGTTACCGAGCACCATAAGCAGCCTGAAAAGCATCGCCGTCCTGCCAGGCTCCGAACAGATCCCCGCCAGCCCGGCCGTGGCGATCTGGGATCGCAGCGGCAAACTGGCGTATTTCGGCCCGTACAGCGAAGGCCTGACCTGCAATTCGAGTAACAGCTTTATCGAACCGATTCTGCAAGCGTTGAACGAAGGCCGCGCGGTGAATGCCACGCACACACTGGCCGTGGGTTGTTACTGCCCGTGGCCTGTCGACGCCGCGAAGTAA